The following DNA comes from Verrucomicrobiales bacterium.
ATGAAGGCCAGAGTTTGGTCCGCGACTTCGTCGATGCAGTAGTCGGGGATATTGCAGACCGGGATGGAGCGGGCTTTGGCGGCGTCCAAGTCTACGTTGTCTACCCCGATCCCATAGCGAACGATCGCCTTGGCCTGCCGCATCTCTCCGATCACCGCCGCGTTGACCCGTGCGAACTGGGTGATGACGGCGTCGGCATAGCGGGACAGCTCGATGAGCTCGGCCTCAGTTTTGCATTGGTGTCCGATCAGTTCAACTCCCTGCGCGCGCAGCAGCTCTTGCTCAATCGAGAGGTCGGGGAAGGTCCAATCAGTGACGACGACAGTGGGAGTTTTCACGTGGTGGATGAAGGTGGGTTGATGGAATGGGGGCTAGTAGGCGGAGCGACCCGCTCCTGGGTGACAAAGCTGATTAGAATCCCGCCCAGCAAATAGCAGCCCGCCAGGAACAGCAGGCAGGTGCTCTCGCTGGCTTGATGGCCGCGCAGCCAGCCATTGATATGATTGCCCAGGTATCCGGCCAGGTTGGCACACATGTTGATGAAACCGATGGAAACCGCTGCTGCCGATGAGGTCAGAGTCAGCGTGGGCAAAGTCCAGAACGGCGAAGGCCAATAGTAAGCCGCGAGCCCAGTCAGGCAAAGCCAACCCATGATGAGCGGAAACGACTGGCCGGGTAGGGTGCTGCCAACCAGAAAGAAGGCAGTCGCCACCTGGCCGCCCACGCAATGCCACTTGTGCTGACCGCTGCGGTCCGACGACTGCCCCGAGACAAACACGCTCACCAGGCCACACGCGTAAAACAAGCAGCTATACCACAACGCCGACTGGTCGGATCCTCCCGAAAGGTTCTTCACCGTGGTTGGCAGCCAAAACGCCAGCGCATACCCGCCGGTGTTCGTTGCGAAGATCCCCAGGGCCAGCAGCCAGACATTGCGCAGACGAAGCGCCTGCCAAACCGTCGAGCGACCTTTCGCCTCTTTCACCCGGGCCTCTTCCGCCAATACCGCCTCCAGGTGATCTCGCTCCGCCGCCGTCAACCAGGCTGCATGACGGGGCCGGTCCGTCATGTAAAACAAGGTCACGAACCCCAGCACGACCGCGGGAAGCCCCTCGAGCAGAAACATCCACTTCCATCCGGCTAAGCCGAACCAGCTGACATCCAGCAGGAGCGCGGAGATGGGGGCGCCCAACGCCAGGCTGAAAGGAACCGCCATGACCAAACCCGAAAGTGCCCGCCCCCGATCCGCACTGGTGAACCAGTGGGTAAAATACACGATAATGCCTGGAAAGAAGCCAGCCTCCGCCACCCCG
Coding sequences within:
- a CDS encoding MFS transporter, which produces MSETAIDMAALRRKVAWRVLPLVFVVYIVAYLDRANVGFAKLRMASDLKFSEEVFGLGIGIFFIGYLLLEIPGALLVERWSARKWFARILISWGFVSAATAFVETPMQFYVARFVLGVAEAGFFPGIIVYFTHWFTSADRGRALSGLVMAVPFSLALGAPISALLLDVSWFGLAGWKWMFLLEGLPAVVLGFVTLFYMTDRPRHAAWLTAAERDHLEAVLAEEARVKEAKGRSTVWQALRLRNVWLLALGIFATNTGGYALAFWLPTTVKNLSGGSDQSALWYSCLFYACGLVSVFVSGQSSDRSGQHKWHCVGGQVATAFFLVGSTLPGQSFPLIMGWLCLTGLAAYYWPSPFWTLPTLTLTSSAAAVSIGFINMCANLAGYLGNHINGWLRGHQASESTCLLFLAGCYLLGGILISFVTQERVAPPTSPHSINPPSSTT